The segment CGCGGCGTTGGTCGCGAGCCTGGTCAGATCGGTTCCCTTGTACCGGACCGCTCCGATCGACGTGGTGTCGAAGCCGGACCAGTTCCAGCCGTGGGTCGTCGCGAAGTTCGGCGCCTGCGCGGTGAGCTGCCAGATGTTGTCGTACATCCACAGCACCGGCCTGGTCCCGGCCAGGACGTCCGTCAGGAAGGCCGTGGGCACCTGCTCGTCGTAGGTCGATCCGATGTAGATCACAGCCGCGTACTGCGCCATCTGGCCGGCCGTGTACGACCTGACGGGCCGGGCCTGCCAGGTGCCGAAACGCGATGCCAGGTTCGCGGCCTGCATGGCGTACTGCTCGCCCAGCCATCCCCAGGTGCCGGTCGTGTCGTAGAGGATCAGCGTGCCCTGACCGGTCGCCGCCGCCGCGGCCAGGGGCGTTGCCGCCGTTGCCGCCGCGGCCGACGACCCGGTTGCCGGCGTGCCTGACGATCCGCTCGCCGCGCCGGCGATGGCGGCGTCGCCGCGGCCGGGGGGCACCGGGCGCGGAGCCCGGCGCGGTGGTGGTGTTCGTGGTGGCGCCGGCGGGGCGGGCAGCGTGCTGAGCCCCTTGTCGCCCGGATGTACCTGTGGGGTCGCGGCCCGGGCGTGGCGGGGTGGATGCGCCGGTGATCCGCCCTTGCCGCCGGCGGGTGCCGCGATGGCCGTGCCGGCTCCCACGGTGAGCGCGAGCAGGCCCGCCGCGGCGGCGGTCGCGGCCCCACGGGTACGCCGTCGGCGCCCGACCGAGCTTTGCTCCCCGCCGGTGTGGACGCCGGTGTGGACGCCGGTGTGGACGCCGGTGCCGGCACGGGCGCTGGTGCCGGCGCGGGCGCGGGCGCTGGTGCGGGCCGAGCTCCGTGCGCCGCGGCTGCCGGCGAAAAGCTGTGTCAGGCGGCTCACGCGCCGGCCTCCTTGAATCGTGCCGAAGCGCCGGCGGCGGTCTGCTCGGCCAGTACCGCGCTGGTTCCCGGCGCGATCACCTCCGAGTACGTCGGCTGGTGGGGAATCCGCAGCGGAATGTTGATGGCGCGGGCGCCGGGGATGAACGGGTCGGGCGCCGGTGTTCCGCACAGGCGGTGCTCGATCGCCGCGACGGCGCGGCTCGCGGCCTGCCCGTCGCCGTACGGGTTGACCGCCTCCGCCATGGCCGCGTAGGCGACGGGATCGTCCAGGAGCTGGCCGACGGCGGCGACGATCCGCTCCGTGTCGGTACCGACGAGGCGGGTGGTGCCCGCGCGCACACCTTCCGGCCGCTCGGTGTTCTCCCGCAGGACCAGCACCGGCTTGCCGAGGCTGGGGGCCTCCTCCTGCACCCCTCCGCTGTCGGTGACGATCACGGTCGCCGCCGCCATGAGGTGCGTGAACGCCGAGTAGTCGACCGGGTCCGCGACCAGCACGTTGGGCAGTCCCGCGATCGGCGGCAGCACGGCTTCCCGGACGGCCGGGTTGCGGTGGACCGGCAGCACGACCAGCAGCTCGGGCCGTTCGGTGGCCAGCCGGGCCAGCGCCGCGCCCACCTGGGCGAGCGGCTCGCCCCAGGACTCGCGGCGGTGCGCGGTGACGAGCACTATCTGACGTCTGCCGACCTCCGCGGGCTCGTCGAGCCCGGCCAGGCGGCGGACCTCGGCGAGCAGCGGGTCGTCGGGTGGTGGCGCCGCCGCCACGTGCAGCAGGGCGTCGATCACCGTGTTGCCGGTGACGAGAACCGACTCGGGACGGATGCCCTCCGCCAGCAGGTTGGCCCGGGCCGACGGGGTCGGTGCCAGGTGCAGCTCCGCCAGCTGGGCGGTCAGCCGCCGGTTGATCTCCTCCGGGAACGGTGACATCGGGTCGTCCGTGCGCAGCCCCGCTTCGAGGTGCATGACGGGCACGTTCTGGTAGAAGGCGGCGAGTGCGCCGGTGAACGCCGTGGTCGTGTCGCCCTGGACCACGACGGCATCCGGCCGCACCTCGGCCATCACGGCCTCAAGGCCGCCGAGCGCACGGGTGGTCACCCCGGACAGGGACTGCCGGTGCTGAAGGATCTCCAGGTCGTAGTCGGGGACCAGCCCGAACAGGTTGTTGACCTGGTCGAGCATCGTCCGGTGCTGCCCGGTGACGGCGAGCACGGGACGCAGTGACCTGGTTCGGCGAAGCTCGTGGACCACTGGCGCCATCTTGATCGCCTCGGGTCTCGTGCCGTATACGAGCAGCACCGTGTGACCGGTGGAGCGGTCGGCCACGATGAACCTCCCATACTTGATCTTCTATCGGTGGGTCGACTGTTGGTTGCTGGGACTGGCTGGTTGGTGCGGTGTCGCACCGGAGCGCCGGGCAGCTCAAGGCCGCCGGACGACCCGGTCGAATCAGGACGGCTGCCCGTCGGGCGGCCGTAGCTCGCGCGCGGCGGTTCGGCGGAACTCGACGACGGCGTCCTCGCAGTACAGGCCGATCGAGCCGGCGAGATACGGGCGCTCGGTGTCCTGCATCCGCACGGTCGGGACGCCGTCCACCGACACCGCCATCGAGTCCCCGGCGTGGACCACGTCGACGGTGTGCCAGCTGCCCAACGTGCTGCGCGGTGACGGTCCGCTCGCCAGGAACCGCTGGCCGCCGGGATAGGCGGGGTCCTGCTTGCTGAGCTCCCAGCCGTTCGGTTTCAACACGAAGGCGTAGAAGTGCTGCGGGTCGGTGTAGTTCCACAGCACCCAGCCGACCTCCCAGGGGGCCGGCGAATCCTGGCGCAGCTGCTGGACGGTCCGGACCTGCGTGGAGAAGCGCACGTTGCGGTACGTCTCGGCACTGACGACGAGGCCGGCATGGGTGTGGTCGGGACCCTCCGCCGCCCGCGGGGAGAGCGTGATGACCAGGCCGTCGTCCGCCGCGTGCGCGGTCGTGTGCCCGTAGCCGTCGAAGATCGCGAGCCAGGGGCCGTGCGCCGATCCGTCCCGCCAGCGGGTGGGGCGTCCGTCCGAGCTGAGCTGGATGATCGCCCACACCCCGGACATCGCGGCGATGGCTCCCAGAAGCAGCAGGAGCAGTATCTGGAACGGATGCCGGTACCTGGCTGACCGCTCCGCCCGGCCGACCAGAACGCGATCACTCCGGTGGTAGGGGTGATGCCCACTGCTCACCCTCGGTGTCCGTCCGAGGCTGCGGGCATCGGCGTGCGGATGTCGGCACGGGGCTGCTCGGGTGTGCGGGCGGTCTTGTGCCAGCTGGTGCGGCGACCGACGACCCGGGCGAGTGCCCACCAGCCGGCCACGAACCACACCAGCGCATACAGCATGTAAAGGTGCACGTAACCGGCCAGCCGCAGCATGCCGACACCGGTCAGCGGCTCACGTGACCGGTAGATCAGCCCGCAGACCAACGCCGGGCCCGCGGCCATCAGGTACGCGCCGAGGAAGTAGCGCGCGTCCGGCGCGGGGCCGCCGGCGAACCAGCTCGTGAGCACCGCCACCGTGCTCAGCACGAAGGCGGCGGTCAGCAGCGACGCCAGCAGGATCAGCAGCGGGCTGGACAGATGGAACAGCATGTCCGGCAGGGCGCGCGCCCGCGCCTGGCGCAGCACCCTGGGCATCAGCGTCCAGGACTGCAGATGGCCCTGGAACCAGCGGGAACGTTGCCGAAGCAGCCGGCCCAGCCGGACGACACCCTGCTGATGGACGTCGGCCTGCGGGCAGAACTGGTTGCGCCAGCCGGCGAGCAGCAGGCGCACGCCGAGATCGAGATCCTCGGTGAGGCTGTGCGACCACGGGGATCCGCCCAGCGACCGCAGGGCCGACAGCCGGACGAACTGGCCGTTGCCACCGAGACCCACGTTGTCGAGCTGGCCCCGGCCGCGCTGGAAGACGTCCGTGTAGATGACGAACTCCATGTCCTGCAGCCGTGCCAGCAGGCTGGTGCCCCGGTTGTTGATGCGGACGCCGGTCTGCACCCCGGCGGTTCGGGGGTCGGCGAAGTACGGGGCGACGGCCTCCACGGTGTGCGGGTCGAGGCGCCCGTCCGCGTCGACCACGGCGATGATCACATCGCTGGGGTCGCGGGCGAGGATCTCCGCGCGGGTCGCCAGATCCCCCATCGCCGCGTTGAGCGCGGCGCCCTTTCCCTTACGGGCATGCGGTGGCGTGCGGCGCAGCAGCCACACCCTGTCGTCGGGCACATCGAGCACCAGCTGGGACGTCCGGTCGTCGGAGCCGTCGTCCACGACGAGGACCCGCCGGTTCGTGGCGGGGGACTGCAGGAGCCGTGCCAGGCTCGGCCCGATCACGGCCTCCTCGTTGAGGCACGGCATCACGAAGACGAAGAAGAGGCCGTCGGGCGGCGTTCCGGTCCAGGCGCGATGGACCCGGGCGAGCACCAGCATCACGCAGAGGTAGAGCATGCCCAGGATGATCATGACGGCGGCGAGCAGCCGGGCGCCGCCGCCGTCGGGATCCAGCAGGTTCACGCGGCCGCGTCGGGGCCAGGCCGGGACGGCCGCCTACCCACCCGCAGCAGGAGGGCGACCAGGACTCCGAGCAGGCCTGCGCACGCGTACAGCAGGAAGCCCAGCCCCACCACGCCCGTCAGCAGGCCCGAGAGCAGGTCGAGCACGGCGGTCGCATGGTCGGTCGACGCCTGGTGGGTGATCGGGACAGCCACGTCACCCGCTCCGGCCTGGAACGGGTGAACGGGACCAAGCCCCGGGCGGGCCAGTGCCGCGCCTGGGGGCAGGGTGACGTACATGGATCCTCCGAGCGAGTTCAGGCCCACCGCGCCGCGGTTTGGGCAGGCCGCGGCACGGCGGTGAGGTGGCCGTTGGTCGCGGACCAGCGGCGTCCCACGCCGTGGCTCGGCGAGCCATGGCATGGGCGTGGCGGAGCTGTTCCTCGGCAGGCCGTGACGGGGCGCCTTGGAACAGACCTCGGAAGCAACTGCCGCGGAGCAGGCTGGAACCGGCGCACCTGGGTTTTGGCGGCGAAAGGACCTGCTGGACCCAGGGGTGCGGATGACGGCGGCCAGCGTGCGTTGTCGGCAGGATTAGCCGGGTACGGAGACCCGGGCTGAGGTGGCCGTGCCTGAGATCAGGTGCTCACTGATCCTTCACCGTCTCACGGTGCATGATCAGGTGTGCCGCAGGCCCGAGTCGACGATGGAAAGGACTCACAGTTCCCGGTTCTCGGAAAGATGTGTGGGCGGCCGCCAGGGATGCGCGGCCCGATGACCTGGACTGGTGGTGGTTCTCAGCATTCGGTGGCTCGGCGCGATAATCTCGTCCGTGGTATGACGATTGCCGTGCCTGACATCGTCTCCCGCCCGCGGAGCTCTCTGGCAGGAGGCAACGCCGAGGCGGGTGGTTATCGCCGGGATGTGTGGGCGGCGAGGATGGCTGATGCGGCGCCAGGCGGCCGGCTCGATGGAGCGGCTGCGGCCTGCGCATCACGCGATGCGACCCGTGTGACCTGCGCCGCCGCGGCGCAGACGGGTCCTGCGGGCGTGACCGGCGTGACGTCGCCGGGATATTTTTGCCGCCCGTCGGCTTTTGCTTGCTCAGATCTTCCCCCCCATGGAGCCGTGCCTCCCCGGGACTGCAGGACGGTCGACTGTGGACGACGGCCTGCGGTCTCGCTGAATCCTTAGTGGATCAGGGCGGGAGGGCGCCCCGTGCCTTGCGTGTTCGACTTCATTCTTGCACGTTGTGCGACCGCAGTGGTGGAGGTACTCGACTTTTCTTGTCGGCGCCACTCGCATGACACGATGTGGTCTCGTGAGATTCAAATCTGATGAATATAGATAATTTTAGATGGGTGCTTCTGCTGGGTATTCCTGGTGTCGGGCCGGTCAGTCCCCGGTGGCGCCTGGCCAGCTCTGAGCCCAGTTCTCTCGGCGCTCGGTAGAACCTCAGGCACCTCAGCATGAACGGCATTGCGATCGGGCTGGATCGGTATTCGCCGATCGTGGGTGACCGGGGCCGGTGGCCGTGCGGGCCGGGTTGGGCGGGACTGCCGCGCCGGCTGCTCCCAACCCGGCATCCGGGGGCATCGGGAGCATTCCGTCACCGCGTGGCCCGGCTCCGTGGGCACCTGCGGCGACACCCTGGGCCGGGTCGCCATGAATCGTGGTCTCGTGATCTCGGATCGCGGCGGAACGGACGTCGCCCGCTCCGCCGGAATGAACCCCGGATGCCGTGACTGTTCACCGGGAGGCGCACAGCGAGGAGTGTTGAATCGGAGTGTTTCCATAGTGACGTGTCGCTGGCGGTTATCGGTCGACTCTTGACGAGGGCCGGGAACCACGCTTCTCTGCGTTCCGGGGGACGAACCGGACGCGGCTCGCCACCCCCTGCCATTCCGGCAGACTTGCCAGCGCAACGCTGGTCAGCGAGCGGCGGCGCCGACCCGCCCGGGGCGAGTTCGCCGTGCCGCCCGATCGAAAGGAGCGCCCGTGGCCGGTCCCGTCGACGCGGGCGCCGGAGCCGGCGCGAGCATGGAGACCGGCGGGAGCAGGGGTGCCGGCGGGAGCGTGGGCCTGGGCACGGGTGCCGGCGTGCGCGTGCACGCCGACGGTGCTGAGCGTGCGGGCACGGGCACCCGCGCTGCCGGGCGCGCGGGCACCGGCGCGGCCGCGGAGCCTGTCCTGGCGCTGGACGTCCGTTCCTGGCGGCGCGTGCTGTTCCTGCTTCTGGATCTTCCGCTGGGGCTGGTCGGGTTCGTCTTCGTCGTCACGTGG is part of the Parafrankia irregularis genome and harbors:
- the wecB gene encoding non-hydrolyzing UDP-N-acetylglucosamine 2-epimerase, translated to MADRSTGHTVLLVYGTRPEAIKMAPVVHELRRTRSLRPVLAVTGQHRTMLDQVNNLFGLVPDYDLEILQHRQSLSGVTTRALGGLEAVMAEVRPDAVVVQGDTTTAFTGALAAFYQNVPVMHLEAGLRTDDPMSPFPEEINRRLTAQLAELHLAPTPSARANLLAEGIRPESVLVTGNTVIDALLHVAAAPPPDDPLLAEVRRLAGLDEPAEVGRRQIVLVTAHRRESWGEPLAQVGAALARLATERPELLVVLPVHRNPAVREAVLPPIAGLPNVLVADPVDYSAFTHLMAAATVIVTDSGGVQEEAPSLGKPVLVLRENTERPEGVRAGTTRLVGTDTERIVAAVGQLLDDPVAYAAMAEAVNPYGDGQAASRAVAAIEHRLCGTPAPDPFIPGARAINIPLRIPHQPTYSEVIAPGTSAVLAEQTAAGASARFKEAGA
- a CDS encoding family 16 glycoside hydrolase, giving the protein MSSGHHPYHRSDRVLVGRAERSARYRHPFQILLLLLLGAIAAMSGVWAIIQLSSDGRPTRWRDGSAHGPWLAIFDGYGHTTAHAADDGLVITLSPRAAEGPDHTHAGLVVSAETYRNVRFSTQVRTVQQLRQDSPAPWEVGWVLWNYTDPQHFYAFVLKPNGWELSKQDPAYPGGQRFLASGPSPRSTLGSWHTVDVVHAGDSMAVSVDGVPTVRMQDTERPYLAGSIGLYCEDAVVEFRRTAARELRPPDGQPS
- a CDS encoding glycosyltransferase family 2 protein translates to MNLLDPDGGGARLLAAVMIILGMLYLCVMLVLARVHRAWTGTPPDGLFFVFVMPCLNEEAVIGPSLARLLQSPATNRRVLVVDDGSDDRTSQLVLDVPDDRVWLLRRTPPHARKGKGAALNAAMGDLATRAEILARDPSDVIIAVVDADGRLDPHTVEAVAPYFADPRTAGVQTGVRINNRGTSLLARLQDMEFVIYTDVFQRGRGQLDNVGLGGNGQFVRLSALRSLGGSPWSHSLTEDLDLGVRLLLAGWRNQFCPQADVHQQGVVRLGRLLRQRSRWFQGHLQSWTLMPRVLRQARARALPDMLFHLSSPLLILLASLLTAAFVLSTVAVLTSWFAGGPAPDARYFLGAYLMAAGPALVCGLIYRSREPLTGVGMLRLAGYVHLYMLYALVWFVAGWWALARVVGRRTSWHKTARTPEQPRADIRTPMPAASDGHRG